The following DNA comes from Streptomyces sp. Ag109_O5-10.
CGGCGTTTGAGGACGAGGCCGCAGGCCGAAGCGGGGGTCCGGGGGCGGCAGCCCCCGAAACGGGCGACCGGACCAGGGGGGTCGAAGGGGGCCCACCCCCTGGAGGACGGGACGGGTAGGGGCGGCGGGGGCGAAGAACCCACCGCCCGCTCACATCCGCGACACGTTCCGCTCGTACACCAGCCGCAACCCCACCAGCGTCAGCCACGGCTCGTGCTCGTCGATCACCGACGACTCCCCCAGCACCATCGGCGCCAACCCGCCCGTCGCGATCACCGTCACGTCGTCCGGATCGTCCGCCAGCTCCCGCGCCATCCGCCCGACCACCCCGTCGACCTGCCCGGCGAACCCGTACACGATGCCCGCCTGCATGGCCTCCACCGTGTTCTTCCCGATCACGCTCCGCGGCCGCGCCACCTCGATCTTCCGCAGCTGCGCGCCCTTGACGCCCAGCGCCTCCACGGAGATCTCGATCCCGGGCGCGATCACACCCCCGACGTACTCCCCGCGCGCGGACACCGCGTCGAAGGTCGTCGCCGTCCCGAAGTCGACGACGATCGCCGGGCCGCCGAACAGCTCGACGGCAGCGACCGCGTTGATGATCCGGTCGGCGCCGACCTCCTTGGGGTTGTCGGTGAGGATCGGCACCCCGGTCTTCACCCCCGGCTCCACCAGCACCGCCGGCACGTCTCCGTAGTACCGCCGGGTGACCTCGCGCAGCTCGTGGAGCACGCTCGGCACGGTCGCGCAGATCGCGATCCCGTCGATGCCGTCGCCCAGCTCGTCGCCGAGCAGCGGGTGCATGCCCATCAGGCCCTGGAGGAGCACCGCCAGCTCGTCCGCGGTACGGCGCGCGTCCGTCGAGATGCGCCAGTGCTCGACGATGTCCTCGCCGTCGAAGAGCCCGAGGACGGTATGCGTGTTGCCGACGTCGATCGTGAGGAGCATGGGGTCACTCCGCCTCGCGCAGGTCCAGGCCGATGTCCAGGATCGGCGAGGAGTGGGTGAGGGCGCCGACGGCCAGGAAGTCCACGCCCGTCTCGGCGTACGCCCGCGCGTTGCCCAGCGTGAGCCGCCCGGACGCCTCCAGGAGCGCGCGCCCGCCGACGATCGCGACGGCCTCCTCGCACTCCCCCGGCGTGAAGTTGTCCAGAAGGATCAGGTCGGCGCCCGCGTCGACGACCTCGCGCAGCTGGTGCAGGGTGTCGACCTCGACCTCGATCGCCAGCTCCGGGAACGCCTCCCGTACGGCCTTGAAGGCCGGTCCGACACCGCCCGCGGCGACCACGTGGTTGTCCTTGACGAGGGCCGCGTCGGAGAGCGACATGCGGTGGTTGACGCCGCCGCCGCTGCGCACCGCGAACTTCTCCAGCGACCGGAGCCCCGGAGTGGTCTTCCGGGTGTCACGCACGCGTGTCTGCGTGCCCTCCAGGGCGTCCGCCCACGCGCGCGTGGCGGTGGCGATGCCGGAGAGCCGGTTCAGGATGTTCAGCGCGCTGCGCTCGGCGGTGAGCAGGTCGCGGGTGCGGGTGGTGATCGAGAGCAGCTTCTGCCCGGCCTCGACCCGGTCGCCGTCCTCCACGTGCCGCTCGACCTCGAACTCGTCGGTGCAGACCACGGAGACCACGGCCTCGGCGACCCGGAGGCCCGCGACCACTCCGGCCTCGCGGGCCACGAAGTCGCCGGTCGACACGGCCTCCTCGGGGATGGTCGCGACGGTCGTCACGTCCAGGCCGCCCGCCAGGTCCTCCTGGACGGCCACGTTGGCGACGTCCTCGACCTCGATGGGGTCGAGCCCGGCGGCGGCCAGCAGTTCGGCGAGCGCGGGGTCGAGCCCGCACTCCAGGTACTCCTCGTCGCCCTCGGCGCCACAGGCACAGCCGTCGCCGCAGCCGCCGCCGTCGGCGAGGGGAAGGTCGTTGGTGCTCACGTCTGTCACTGCTCCTGGTGTGGCTGGTGTGGCCGGGTAGGGGGGAAGTCTGCGGTGTCGGTGGTGCCGACGGCCAGCGTCCGGTCCGGATTCAGCCGTACGACGATGTGCCGCCCCCAGCGGGCGTCGTCGCGGTCGGCGTGGTCCTCGCGCCAGTGGCAGCCGCGGGTCTCCTCGCGGCGGCGGGCCGCCTCGACGAGCACGCGCGCGACGCACAGGAGGTTGGTGGCCTCCCAGGTGTCGACACCGGGCTCGGCGGTCTTGCCGTTCTCGTCCAGGGCGTCGCGGGCGTCCGCGTGCAGCCGCTGGAGCTGTGCGGCGGCCCTGGCCAGGGACTCCTCGGAGCGCAGCACGCCCGCGCCCTCGGTCATGATCCGCTGGATGGCGAAGCGGGTCTCGGGGGCGAGCAGCGGGTGCGCGGGCTTCCCGGGGCGCGCGACCGGTGCGGGCACGCGCGCGTGCAGGCCGTGGTCCGCGCGGGCCGCCGTGATGTCGGCGGCGATGCGCTCGGCGTAGACGAGGCCTTCGAGGAGGGAGTTGGAGGCGAGCCGGTTCGCGCCGTGCACGCCGGTGCACGCGACCTCGCCGCACGCGTAGAGCCCGGGGACGGTCGTGCGCCCGCGCGCGTCGGTGCGTACGCCCCCGGAGGCGTAGTGGGCGGCGGGCGCGATCGGGATGGGCTCGGTGACCGGGTCGATGCCGTGGGCCCGGCAGGCGGCCAGGATGGTCGGGAAACGGTGCTCCCACATGTCGGCGCCGAAGTGCCGGGCGTCGAGGTACATGTGCTCGGCGTCCCGCTCCTGCATGCGCCGCATGATCCCCTTGGCGACGATGTCCCGGGGCGCCAGCTCGGCGAGCTCGTGCTGCCCCACCATGAAGCGGGTGCCGTCCGCGTCGACCAGGTGGGCGCCCTCGCCGCGCACCGCCTCGGAGACCAGCGGCTGCTGGCCCTCCGCGTCCGGGCCGAGGAAGAGCACGGTGGGGTGGAACTGCACGAACTCGAGGTCGCTGACCTCCGCGCCGGCCCGCAGGGCGAGCGCCACGCCGTCGCCGGTCGACACCGACGGGTTGGTGGTCGCGGAGAACACCTGGCCCATGCCGCCGGTGGCGAGGACGACCGCGGGGGCGTGCACGGCGCCCACCCCGTCGTGCTGGCCCTCGCCCATGACGTGCAGGGTGACGCCGGCCGTACGGCCTTCGGCGTCCGTCAGCAGGTCCAGGACGAGCGCGTTCTCGAAGGTGCGCAGCCCACGCGCGCGTACCGCCTCCACCAGGGCCCGGGAGACCTCGGCGCCGGTGGCGTCGCCCCCCGCGTGGGCGATCCGGCGCCTGTGGTGGCCGCCCTCGCGGGTGAGGTCGAGGCCGCCCTCGGAGGACTCGTCGAAGATGGCGCCGGTGTCGATGAGCCGCCGGACCGCGCCGGGGCCCTCGGTGACGAGGATCCGTACGGCGTCCTCGTCGCAGAGGCCGACGCCGGCCGTCAGGGTGTCCGCGAGGTGCTGTTCGGGGGTGTCGCCCTCGCCGAGGGCCGCGGCGATGCCGCCTTGCGCCCAGCGGGTGGAGCCGTCGTCCAGGCGGGCCTTGGTGACGACGACCGTGGTGAGCCCGGCGGCCTGGCAGCGCAGGGCCGCGGTCAGGCCGGCCACCCCGGACCCGACGACGACCACGTCCGCCGAGATGCTCCACCCAGGGGCGGGCGCGTGCAGCCGTATGCCGGTGCTGGTGCCGGTACTGCTGGTGCCTGTGCTGGTCACGAGGCGGCTCCGAGGGTTCCGAAGGTGAGCGGAATGTTGTCGATCAGCCGGGTCGTCCCGACCCGGGCGGCGACGGCGAGGACGGCCTCTCCGGTGAAGTCGTCGTCGATCTCGGTGAAGTCGGACGGGTCGACCAGGGCGAGGTAGTCCAGTTCGAGCGGCGGGTCGAAGTGGACGGCCTCGTCCAGGACCTGCCGGGCGGCGGCGCGGACCGCCGCTGCGGCGTTCGGCACGGCCTTGGCGACGGCGTGCGCGTCGGCGGCCGCCCGGGACTCGCCTATGGCGCTGAGCGCCTCGGCACGCGCCCGCGTGGACGGCACCTCGAGCGCCCGCGCGCGCAGTGCCTCCTGGGCCGCGTGCCGGTCGCGGCCGGCGAACAGCGCGCGGGACAGGGTGAGCGCCGTGCGCCGGTCGTCGACGGACAGGTAGCGGTTGCGGCTGGACAGCGCGAGCCCGTCGGACTCGCGGACGGTCGGCACGCCGATGATCTCGATGCCGAAGTTCAGGTCGCGCACCATGCGCCGGATCACGGCCAGCTGCTGGGCGTCCTTCTGCCCGAACAGGGCCGCGTCGGGCCGGGTGAGGTGCAGCAGCTTGGCGACGACGGTGAGGACGCCGTCGAAGTGCCCGGGGCGGGAGGCGCCCTCCAGGACCGTGCCCATGGGACCGGCGGTGACCCGCACCTGGGGCTCCCCGCCCGGGTACACCTCGTCGGCGGAGGGGGCGAACACCACGTCCGCACCGGCCTGTTCGGCGATCTTCAGGTCGGCGTCCAGGGTGCGCGGGTAGCGGTCGAGGTCCTCGCCGGCACCGAACTGGAGCGGGTTGACGAAGACGGTGACGACGACCTCGCCGTCCGGGCCCGCGATCTCGCGCGCGGCCCGGATCAGGGTGGCGTGGCCCTCGTGCAGGGCGCCCATGGTCATCACGACGGCACGGCGGCCGTGCCGCGTGCGTGCGTGCAGTTCGTCGGCGGTGCGCAGCAGGGCGGTGCTCATCGGGAATTCCCCTCGGTGCCGTCGGTACCGGTCGTGCCGTTGCCGTTGCCGTCGTGGCCGCCCTTGGCGAGGACGCCGAGCAGGTCCTCGGCGAGCTCCGGCTTCAGCAGGCCGTGCGCGAGGGCCCGGTCGGCGGTCGCGCGGGCCATCGCCAGGTAGCCGTCGACGGCCTGCGGTGCGTGCCTGCGCAGCTCCGTGACGTGCGCGGCGACGGTGCCCGCGTCCCCGCGCGCGACCGGCCCGGTCAGCGCAGCGTCACCGGAGCGCAGGGCGTTGTCCAGGGCGGCGCCGAGCAGCGGGCCGAGCATCCGGTCGGGGGCCTCCACACCGGCCGTGCGCAGCAGCTCCATGGCCTGGGCGACCAGGGTGACCAGGTGGTTGGCGCCGAGGGCGAGGGCCGCGTGGTAGAGCGGGCGGTTCTCCTCGAAGATCCACTCCGGTTCGCCGCCCATCTCGATGACCAGGGCCTCGGCGGCCAGCCGCAGCTCCTCCGGCGCGGTGACCCCGAACGAGCAGCCCGCCAGCCGCTGCACGTCCACCGGCGTCCCGGTGAAGGTCATCGCCGGGTGCAGGGCCAGCGGCAGCGCGCCCGCGCGCAGGGCCGGGTCCAGGACCTTCGCGCCGTAGCGCCCGGAGGTGTGCACGAGCAGTTGGCCCGGGCGTACGGCGCCGGTCTCGGCGAGACCGGCGACCAGGCCGGGCAGGGCGTCGTCCGGGACGGTCAGCAGG
Coding sequences within:
- a CDS encoding type III pantothenate kinase, giving the protein MLLTIDVGNTHTVLGLFDGEDIVEHWRISTDARRTADELAVLLQGLMGMHPLLGDELGDGIDGIAICATVPSVLHELREVTRRYYGDVPAVLVEPGVKTGVPILTDNPKEVGADRIINAVAAVELFGGPAIVVDFGTATTFDAVSARGEYVGGVIAPGIEISVEALGVKGAQLRKIEVARPRSVIGKNTVEAMQAGIVYGFAGQVDGVVGRMARELADDPDDVTVIATGGLAPMVLGESSVIDEHEPWLTLVGLRLVYERNVSRM
- the nadC gene encoding carboxylating nicotinate-nucleotide diphosphorylase, producing the protein MSTNDLPLADGGGCGDGCACGAEGDEEYLECGLDPALAELLAAAGLDPIEVEDVANVAVQEDLAGGLDVTTVATIPEEAVSTGDFVAREAGVVAGLRVAEAVVSVVCTDEFEVERHVEDGDRVEAGQKLLSITTRTRDLLTAERSALNILNRLSGIATATRAWADALEGTQTRVRDTRKTTPGLRSLEKFAVRSGGGVNHRMSLSDAALVKDNHVVAAGGVGPAFKAVREAFPELAIEVEVDTLHQLREVVDAGADLILLDNFTPGECEEAVAIVGGRALLEASGRLTLGNARAYAETGVDFLAVGALTHSSPILDIGLDLREAE
- a CDS encoding L-aspartate oxidase — protein: MTSTGTSSTGTSTGIRLHAPAPGWSISADVVVVGSGVAGLTAALRCQAAGLTTVVVTKARLDDGSTRWAQGGIAAALGEGDTPEQHLADTLTAGVGLCDEDAVRILVTEGPGAVRRLIDTGAIFDESSEGGLDLTREGGHHRRRIAHAGGDATGAEVSRALVEAVRARGLRTFENALVLDLLTDAEGRTAGVTLHVMGEGQHDGVGAVHAPAVVLATGGMGQVFSATTNPSVSTGDGVALALRAGAEVSDLEFVQFHPTVLFLGPDAEGQQPLVSEAVRGEGAHLVDADGTRFMVGQHELAELAPRDIVAKGIMRRMQERDAEHMYLDARHFGADMWEHRFPTILAACRAHGIDPVTEPIPIAPAAHYASGGVRTDARGRTTVPGLYACGEVACTGVHGANRLASNSLLEGLVYAERIAADITAARADHGLHARVPAPVARPGKPAHPLLAPETRFAIQRIMTEGAGVLRSEESLARAAAQLQRLHADARDALDENGKTAEPGVDTWEATNLLCVARVLVEAARRREETRGCHWREDHADRDDARWGRHIVVRLNPDRTLAVGTTDTADFPPTRPHQPHQEQ
- a CDS encoding Rossmann-like and DUF2520 domain-containing protein — encoded protein: MSTVQQPDPSDRPARLTVGVVGAGRVGPALAASLQLAGHRPVAVSGVSDASRRRAEAMLPDVPLVPPAEVLQRADLVLLTVPDDALPGLVAGLAETGAVRPGQLLVHTSGRYGAKVLDPALRAGALPLALHPAMTFTGTPVDVQRLAGCSFGVTAPEELRLAAEALVIEMGGEPEWIFEENRPLYHAALALGANHLVTLVAQAMELLRTAGVEAPDRMLGPLLGAALDNALRSGDAALTGPVARGDAGTVAAHVTELRRHAPQAVDGYLAMARATADRALAHGLLKPELAEDLLGVLAKGGHDGNGNGTTGTDGTEGNSR
- the panC gene encoding pantoate--beta-alanine ligase encodes the protein MSTALLRTADELHARTRHGRRAVVMTMGALHEGHATLIRAAREIAGPDGEVVVTVFVNPLQFGAGEDLDRYPRTLDADLKIAEQAGADVVFAPSADEVYPGGEPQVRVTAGPMGTVLEGASRPGHFDGVLTVVAKLLHLTRPDAALFGQKDAQQLAVIRRMVRDLNFGIEIIGVPTVRESDGLALSSRNRYLSVDDRRTALTLSRALFAGRDRHAAQEALRARALEVPSTRARAEALSAIGESRAAADAHAVAKAVPNAAAAVRAAARQVLDEAVHFDPPLELDYLALVDPSDFTEIDDDFTGEAVLAVAARVGTTRLIDNIPLTFGTLGAAS